Below is a genomic region from Candidatus Marsarchaeota archaeon.
TTGCAATATTCTGGCTATTCCTGCTTGGCAGGTTCAAGAATTACAGCGAGGATTACGCATGGATGCTCACTATAGCAATGGTGATTGCGACATACGGGATAGCGCAATTTATAGGTGCCAACGGTGCAATAACTATATTTGTATTCGGAATATTGTTCAGCAATATAGGTTCGGTCAAGCCCAAGGCTGGCGTTGCCCATGAGCCCACATTCATTGAGCGCTATCTTTCTATACCATACAGCATAGACCATGTAAAGGAGTACCAGAAGGAAATAGTGTTCTTCACGAGCACGTTCTTTTTCGTTTACATAGGAATGCTCTTTGCATTGGGCAACGCAACGCTGCCGCTCTTCATATTCGCTCTGCTCATAGCATTCGTCATAATGCTCATAAGGTTCGAGGGTGCAGGCATGCTGAAGCAGTACCTTTCTAATGATGACAAAGAGGCATACAGGCAGAAGCAGTTCATATCATACAACATAGCCAGGGGCCTTTCGCCAGCCATAGTTGCAACATTGCCGCTTGCATACGGCATAACAATACCTGGATTTCTTGATGCGATGTTCATAGTAATACTGTTTACAAACATACTCTCAACATTCGGCATAATGATATCATACAAGAAAAAGCAGCCTGAGATAATCTCGGCCCAGAAGCGCCAGGCGCCCGCGGTGCCGGTATGAAAATTTTAAGAATGGTATATGCATGCACAGATATGTAAAAGGGGCCAGGAGCGAGCGTGAACTGATCAATGCATTCTATGAGAAGAATTTTTCAGTGATGAGAAGCGCAGGCAGCGGCGTGAATTCCCTAAGCCCTGACATAATAGTATTCAGAGGCGGCAAAGGCTACGCGTTCGAGTGCAAGGCCTGGAACAGGTCAAGCCTGTCCATAGAAAGGGAAAAGTACGAAGTGCTGAAGCGCTGGGAGGCGAACACGAAAATGAACACCTTTATCGCATGGAGGATGAATTCCAAGGGCTGGTTCTTCATAAAGCTGGACGAAATGAAAAAGACCGAAAAAAATTATACCGTAACAAAGTCGACCGCCATGGGAATAGGGCGCAATCTGGGAAGCATAATAGCCGATTCGGAATATCTGGAGGGCCAAAAAATCGTATTGCCCTAGCAGAGGCAATATATAAATAATTATGCTGCATATTTCTAATTATAAGATAAAGCATCCAAGGACTGTCATAATAAATGCTCTAAACGGAGTGTGATTATGAATCAAATCTATTATGATTTTAGAATATTTCGTTCTGCAAAGCACGGATTGCAATGCGCAGCCGTGCCAGAATTAGCAGGGCTGAGCATTGTTTTTGACTAGTCCTTAAAGCATGGCAATGAGCCATCGGATGCCGTCCAAAGTGATTGAGATGGCAAAGACTTACATAGACATAGTAAAATACATGGTAGAGGCAAGATTTGAGATTCTTGGCTCTGTAGAAAAGCCTGACATAATAGGCGCGGTTTTCGGCCAAACTGAAGGCCTTCTGGGGGCTGACTTGGACCTCAGGGAGCTGCAGAAGAATGGCAAGATAGGCAGGATAGAAATAGAAAGCGCATCGTCAAACAACAAGACCTACGGCAAGCTGCTTCTTCCTTCATCATTGGGCAAGGTTGAGACCTGCATACTGGCTGCGGCAATAGAATCAGTGGACCGCGTAGGGCCGTTCGAGACCGCCTTTAAGATAGAGAAGATAAGCGACACAAGGGAGGAGAAGCGCGTAAAGGTGATAAACAGGGCCAAGGAGCTGGTCAAGAACCTGCTGGAAAACGTCATACCGGATAGCAAGGAGATAAGCGAGCTTGTGGAATCCGATGTAAAATCCAGCACCGTGACACATTACGGCCCTGACAATCTGCCTGCAGGCCCAGATATAGCAAAAAGCGACAGCATAATAATAGTCGAAGGCAGGGCAGATGTCGTGAACCTTCTGAAAAACGACATAACTAACTGCGTGGCTGTCGGTGGCGCAACCGGCACAATACCAAAGACAGTGGTAGACCTGTGCGGCCAGAAGGACGTCACGCTGTTCCTTGACGGCGACCGCGGCGGCGACATAATATTCAAGAGCATATCAAATGTGGCCGAGGTTGACTATATAGCAAGGGCGCCTGACGGAAAGGAGGTCGAGGAGCTTACAAGAAAGGAGATAATAAAGGCCCTTAGGTCCAGGGTGCCGTTCGAGCAGACTGCAATAGGAAAGGCCCAGGCCAGGGAGGAGCACGAACACGAGCATGAAGGCAACAACCACAGCAACCATTACCAGCCGCAGCAAAAGCAGTACCAGCAGCAAAGGCAGAGGTATGGCTCGCAGCGCACGCAGCAGAGCTATGAGCAGCAGCCTGCCCAGAAGGAAGAGCAGGAGCGCAGCCAGATACTCAGCCCAACGCAGATCGCGCACAGGCTCTCTGACCAAACTACAGAGCCAAATGGGCATGATGATGCTGGCGCCCTCACTGAAGTGGAGATAGACAAGCAGCATCAGGGAATAGCAGGAGTGGAAAACATAGAGTTTGCAAAAAAGCAGCCGCCCCAGGAATCTGAAAAGTACATAAGCGCCCTGGCAGAGCTGAAAAACACGCTGCGCGGCAGGCTTTATGATTCTTCCGGCAAGCTTATAAGCGAGGTGCCGATACGCGAGCTGATGCAAGCGATACAGGAAGCTCCAGCGGTATCATCTATAGTGTTCGACGGGATAATAACACAAAGGCTTGTTGACCTTGCAAATTCCAAGAGTGCGAAGGCAATATACGGCATAAGGGCAAGCCAGATATCTAGGAAATACGATTCGCTATTCCTGTATACGCAGGAGGGCTAGGGCAGCAGTGCTGTCCTGGCTGTCAAGCCTTGCGAACTGCCGCAAGCCATTGATTCCTACTTGTAGAAGTCTTACTAGTTTGAAAGTAAACTAATTTATATTTAAACTATTTAAAAATAGGATAGGGTA
It encodes:
- a CDS encoding cation:proton antiporter, coding for MLNYEIVFMFIAGVAFLGFILNALFDKLNITSVLPLMLIGLLIGPVLKIVPTGPTSTIAQLTPYVTALAVAFILFDVGINLRVSNIKAVFKRATGFTFGLATMTGIIVGVVTFFATHYTLGWSIIDSFIFSFALSGPSSIIVPTLVKVIKMSDELKTTLLYESVASDTLELIIPILLLDILASASITGFAIAGLVIDAVVGSIVLGVLFAIFWLFLLGRFKNYSEDYAWMLTIAMVIATYGIAQFIGANGAITIFVFGILFSNIGSVKPKAGVAHEPTFIERYLSIPYSIDHVKEYQKEIVFFTSTFFFVYIGMLFALGNATLPLFIFALLIAFVIMLIRFEGAGMLKQYLSNDDKEAYRQKQFISYNIARGLSPAIVATLPLAYGITIPGFLDAMFIVILFTNILSTFGIMISYKKKQPEIISAQKRQAPAVPV
- the hjc gene encoding Holliday junction resolvase Hjc — encoded protein: MHRYVKGARSERELINAFYEKNFSVMRSAGSGVNSLSPDIIVFRGGKGYAFECKAWNRSSLSIEREKYEVLKRWEANTKMNTFIAWRMNSKGWFFIKLDEMKKTEKNYTVTKSTAMGIGRNLGSIIADSEYLEGQKIVLP
- the dnaG gene encoding DNA primase DnaG, which produces MAKTYIDIVKYMVEARFEILGSVEKPDIIGAVFGQTEGLLGADLDLRELQKNGKIGRIEIESASSNNKTYGKLLLPSSLGKVETCILAAAIESVDRVGPFETAFKIEKISDTREEKRVKVINRAKELVKNLLENVIPDSKEISELVESDVKSSTVTHYGPDNLPAGPDIAKSDSIIIVEGRADVVNLLKNDITNCVAVGGATGTIPKTVVDLCGQKDVTLFLDGDRGGDIIFKSISNVAEVDYIARAPDGKEVEELTRKEIIKALRSRVPFEQTAIGKAQAREEHEHEHEGNNHSNHYQPQQKQYQQQRQRYGSQRTQQSYEQQPAQKEEQERSQILSPTQIAHRLSDQTTEPNGHDDAGALTEVEIDKQHQGIAGVENIEFAKKQPPQESEKYISALAELKNTLRGRLYDSSGKLISEVPIRELMQAIQEAPAVSSIVFDGIITQRLVDLANSKSAKAIYGIRASQISRKYDSLFLYTQEG